A genomic region of Drosophila kikkawai strain 14028-0561.14 chromosome X, DkikHiC1v2, whole genome shotgun sequence contains the following coding sequences:
- the LOC108070885 gene encoding uncharacterized protein isoform X2: MLLDKLLWLTAIVAILYGAGTRAFPALERDSRFDFSLMMSQERIENIDEGFCVQPKPNTVKPMENDDTMGYL, from the exons atgcTGCTGGACAAGCTTTTGTGGTTAA CTGCAATCGTTGCCATTCTCTATGGCGCCGGGACTCGGGCTTTCCCAGCTCTGGAGCGCGACTCCCGTTTTGACTTTTCACTGATGATGTCCCAGGAGCGGATTGAGAATATTGATGAGGGATTCTGTGTACAGCCTAAGCCGAACACTGTTAAACCAATGGAGAATGACGATACAATGG GCTATCTATAA
- the LOC108070885 gene encoding uncharacterized protein isoform X1 → MLLDKLLWLTAIVAILYGAGTRAFPALERDSRFDFSLMMSQERIENIDEGFCVQPKPNTVKPMENDDTMDCGSGKSSLTMSHINRLMAFEEMLLSKDLNSLLELKREIESRIPQLETHKTQEK, encoded by the exons atgcTGCTGGACAAGCTTTTGTGGTTAA CTGCAATCGTTGCCATTCTCTATGGCGCCGGGACTCGGGCTTTCCCAGCTCTGGAGCGCGACTCCCGTTTTGACTTTTCACTGATGATGTCCCAGGAGCGGATTGAGAATATTGATGAGGGATTCTGTGTACAGCCTAAGCCGAACACTGTTAAACCAATGGAGAATGACGATACAATGG ACTGTGGCTCTGGAAAATCATCTTTGACCATGTCGCATATCAACAGACTGATGGCCTTCGAGGAGATGCTCTTGAGCAAGGATTTGAACTCTCTACTGGAACTGAAGCGCGAGATCGAGAGTCGTATTCCGCAATTGGAAACTCACAAGACTCAAGAGAAGTAG